Proteins from a single region of Desulfolutivibrio sulfoxidireducens:
- a CDS encoding ABC transporter ATP-binding protein, whose translation MAGQVAHDDLLRVENLEVVYNDVVLVLKGLSLCAGRGRITALLGANGAGKSTTLKAVSGLLDGENGEVTAGKVLFGETPIQGLPPDRIVRAGVFQVMEGRRVFEDMTVEDNLRCGGMTRPAREFRDNVERVYTYFPRLAERRTQLAGYMSGGEQQMLAIGRALTARPRLLLLDEPSLGLAPLLVEEIFEIIKRINAEDGVTILLVEQNAKAALAIADSGFIMENGRIVLDGTAKDLLSNTDVREFYLGLASGEKKRHYRDVKHYRRRKRWLG comes from the coding sequence ATGGCTGGGCAAGTAGCGCACGACGACCTGCTGCGGGTGGAGAACCTGGAGGTGGTCTACAACGACGTGGTCCTGGTGCTCAAGGGCCTGTCCCTTTGCGCCGGGCGGGGCCGGATCACGGCCCTGCTCGGGGCCAACGGCGCGGGCAAGTCCACCACGCTCAAGGCCGTCTCCGGACTGTTGGACGGGGAAAACGGCGAGGTCACGGCCGGGAAGGTGCTCTTCGGCGAAACCCCCATCCAGGGGTTGCCTCCGGACCGCATCGTCCGGGCCGGGGTGTTCCAGGTCATGGAGGGCCGCCGGGTCTTCGAAGACATGACTGTGGAGGACAACCTGCGGTGCGGGGGCATGACTCGGCCGGCGCGGGAGTTCCGGGACAACGTGGAGCGGGTCTACACCTATTTCCCCAGGCTGGCCGAAAGGCGGACCCAGCTTGCCGGGTACATGTCCGGCGGGGAACAGCAGATGCTGGCCATCGGACGGGCCCTGACGGCCAGGCCCAGGCTCTTGCTCCTGGATGAGCCGAGCCTGGGCCTGGCCCCGCTTCTGGTGGAGGAGATCTTCGAGATCATCAAACGCATCAACGCCGAGGACGGGGTGACCATCCTTTTGGTGGAGCAAAACGCCAAGGCCGCCCTGGCCATCGCCGATTCCGGATTCATCATGGAGAACGGGCGCATCGTGCTCGACGGCACGGCCAAGGACCTTTTGTCCAACACCGACGTCAGGGAGTTCTACCTGGGCCTGGCCTCGGGCGAGAAAAAGCGCCATTACCGTGACGTCAAGCACTATCGCCGCCGCAAACGCTGGCTTGGATAA